A section of the Bacteroidota bacterium genome encodes:
- a CDS encoding septal ring lytic transglycosylase RlpA family protein: MNARRIVIIAAVLSLTSVVLSSCAVHSTIRAVATQEGLASYYSNDFQGRRTSSGEIFDNSRFTAAHRTYPFGTVVRVTNLESDAVVTVRINDRGPVKPERIIDLSYAAAQKLGILRSGLGHVRIDVVEWGRPSS; encoded by the coding sequence ATGAACGCTCGAAGAATCGTCATTATCGCTGCTGTTTTGAGTCTCACTTCGGTGGTTCTCAGTTCGTGCGCGGTGCACTCGACAATTCGGGCGGTTGCGACTCAGGAAGGCCTCGCTTCTTATTATTCGAACGACTTCCAGGGCCGCAGAACCTCGAGCGGTGAGATCTTTGACAATAGTCGTTTTACAGCGGCGCACCGCACATATCCGTTTGGGACTGTCGTGCGGGTCACGAATCTTGAAAGTGACGCCGTCGTGACGGTTCGAATTAACGATCGCGGGCCGGTTAAGCCCGAGCGGATCATCGATCTCAGTTATGCGGCAGCGCAGAAGCTCGGAATTCTTCGAAGCGGCTTGGGCCATGTGAGGATCGATGTCGTGGAATGGGGCCGGCCGTCATCATGA